The Gloeobacter morelensis MG652769 genome contains the following window.
AGCGTCGAGGCCCTGGAGGTTGCTGAAGCTGAGATTAAACTGCGACGGCAGCGGGATGTCGATGCGTTTGCCGCGGGGGTTGGGGTTGGCAAGGCCGGGGGTATTGGAGGTGGTGTTGACGACATTATTGCCGGAGTAAACGTCCCCTTCGGGCCGGGATTGTTCATTGGGCGCCTCCGTGCCCGTGGCGGCCCGCCCCTGGCCCCGTTCGATAAACACTACCGTCAGGCCCGCCTGGGAGGCCAGATTCTGGATGAAGTCCCGGGCGGAGACATTGCTTTGGGCTGAGAGGTTGAAGGTGCTGCTCTGGGCGCAGGCCGGAGCGCCCGCGAGCAAAGCCGCCAGTGCCCCGGTTACCAGAGGTAAAGCGCGGATGTGCATGGGGTGGGGTTAATAAAGGGGTGTGATTTGCTCTGGGCTGGGGACGGGCGGTGGCACAGACGATTCGAGCCGGGCGAGTGCTTCCGGGGGGTTGCCGGTGGCTGCAAGGCCGCTCACCAGACTGAGTTCCACCGCCCGGCCGTCCGCTTGGCGCACTCGCACGCGATAGCGGCCCGGGCTGGTGTGTGCCGAGACCACGGTGACGGAGCGCGGGCCGCTCTGGCCGGGAGCGAGTTGCACCCGTTCGCCTTCGACCTCAAGCAGTACCACCCGCTCGTTGCCGCCAATCAGGGCGATTTTTGTCTGGCCGGCTTCCTGGGCGGGGCGCACCGGCGGCGGCAAGGGCGTCACACGATTCAGGGAGGGAGGCGCGGCAAGGGGCGGCAAAGGGGGCAATTGACGCACCGGCGGCGGCAGCATCTGGGCAAAGCGCGGGGGGGCTGCCGGGGGCGGCGGGGGCGGCGGGGGCGGCAGGGTCAGGACCGGCCGGGGAGGACCCTCCTGTTCGAGCAGTTGTTCGATGCTGGTCTGCACCTCAGCACCTTTGCGGGCGGCTTCGCTGTGCACGGAGTTTGCGGTGCGCTCGATTTGTCGGTCGAGGGTGTGCCGTTGGCGGACCAGCCACCAGTCTTGAGCAAGGGCGTACCCCCCGCCCGCCAGGAGCAGCATACCCGCGAGCACGAACAGCACCGGTCTTTGCCACTGCCGGGGGCGCACCGGCTCGATGCCGTCCCACTCCGGGTCCGGTACGAGCGGTTCGCTTGCCGCGGCGTCGCGCCCACTCAGCAAGGGGGCAATACTCGGCTCCGATGACTCTGGGATAAAACCCGCCTGTGAAGCCGAATCGAACCGTTTTTTCCACTGTTCGCGCAAAAATGTCATGGTGATTCACCTGTCATCTGGTGAGCATCGGGACGGCGGCTACCGGGACAGACCCGTCCCTGGGAGCACTGGCGCCCCTGCGGCTCGCAGCAAAGAACGGCTTCTGGATAATTGAGCAAAATGTGGTGCCAGAGCGAGCCGGTTTCCGCCACCCGATAGCGGCTCGACAATGGCAGCGGCTCGACCCCCAGCGACTGCAGGTAGTCGTGGCGGTAGCGGGCGAGGCCCAACCCGAAGGTGCGTCTGGAGCGCTGTAGCCGCTCGATGCAGTTGCGCACCCTGGCCATATTTTGAGGATCGACATCGGGGTGCACCAGCGTCAGCAGTCGCACCTCCGGCTCACCGGGGATGGCACTCTGGTTGCTGATGAGGGCCAGTTCCTCCGCCTGAATCACCAGCAGGTCGCCGCGCTCGAGCCAGCGGGTGCGCCAGAGGCGAAAAATATGCATCAAAAGCGTATCTTCCGCGTAGCTGCGGCCCCCAGCCACCCGTGCTCCCACGACCACATCCTGCAGATGGATGGGCGGCCGTTCCGGATGCAATTCGACGTGGGGCGGTTGTTCGCCCTGCAGACTGCCCTCGACGATAAACCATCCCTCCGTCGCCCGGATGATCAAGCGCCCGACCTTGCTCATAGCCTTACACCGAAGCTTGGACGTCGTACCAGGCCGCCTGACGGGCGGCCTCCGCGAGCATGCCCGCGGTCATACCCGCACTGGTCAGATACGTACCGACATAAGCCTCGAAGCTGGCGCTTTTAGGATCGAGGTGGGCGGCTTTTTCTAAGAAGCGCTGTAGCCTTGGAAACTGGCGCAGCTTGCTGCGGTGGCGAACGATAGCGTCGAGATCGGTGCCGGCACCCAGGCGTGGCTCGACGCTCACAGGTTCGCTGGCCGGACGCAAGGGTAAAGCCGGGGCCACGGCGGTCGGTGCTGTCGCATCTATGGCGAGCCCGGGTCGGGCAATGGTGACGAGTGTATCGGTGCGCACCGCGAGCGGGGTCACCGCAGGATCGACGTTGACCCGCGGCACTTCGATGGTCGCGGGCTGCTCCGCGACAACCCCACCGGGCAGTACCGCGGGTGTCGAAGGCTCCGGGGGGGCCTGAGCCGCAGAGTGGCGCACCGAGCGCAATTGGGCCAACTCGCCCCTGAGGCGGTCGATAATCGCCTGCTGCTCCTGGTCACGGCGGACCATCAACTCGATGATCCGCGCCTCGCTCATCAGCAACTCTTCGCGGCGCACCGCCTGCTCCGGCCCAAAATACTGGCTTGCCGGATTGGTCTTGAAGATGCCATGCTTTTCGAGCACCTCCAGCCACCGCGCCTGGGCGGGATTGAGATCTTTAAATCGCGAGGGAGTCGCAGCAGGCGGCGGCGTCTGAAGGCTCGCCACCTGGGGGGGCTCGGGGGGCAGCGGAAGGATAGGCGCCATGTCTACTCCTGAGGAATTTACCCTGTCTGGGATGCAATGTCCGGATTGTGACAAATTTCCCACGTGTGGTCAAGGGCTGGATCAAGTTTTTCCGGTATCGATGGTTGTCCAGGTGCCACACACTCCCGGCGGTAGCCGATCTTGCCTGCAGCAATATTTTGGTAAGGTGGTGGCAGCGCGATAGCTTGTGATGTATCCCTGGGAAAAACCAGTCAGTTCTTCTTCGGAGGCGGACATTGGCTCCATCGAGGATCCGTCCGAGAGCTACCCCTGGCTTAAACCGGCGGCTTCGGCGGAGGCGCTGACCGCCTTTGAGGAAGAATCCACAGCGGCGCGCTCCCCGGACGAAGAACGTCTGCTCGAACAGATTGCCGCCAACGTGCCTGTAGCCTTGAGCCGGCCTGCGAGTGTGAGTTACAGCGAGCCGGATAGGCCCAACTGGCTGCCCCTGACCGGGGTACTGCTCGGTGCCATCCTGGTGGGGGCACTGGCGGTCTGGTGGTCGCGCCCGGACCCGTCCGAGCCTGTGGTGCTTCCGTCTGGCCCCGCGCCAAAAACGCCCCCGGCGGGCGCTCCGTCCCCGACCGGCGCTGCACAGCAATCCCCGGTGGCTGTGCTCATTGAACCGTCTCCGACGCGGCCTCTGGTCGAAAAGACCCTCAAAGACGGCGGCCGGACGAATCCCTTTGGCAGCGCCCTGCCTGAAGCAGCTCCCCCAAGAGCGCCCGAGAATTTGTCGCCTGTCCCGGTGATCCGCACCCCGCCCCCGCTGCCTCCGGCCCCGCCGGTGCTGAATTTGGTGAGCCTCGCAGTCTCGGCTAGCAGCCGGGCGGCTTTCATTCAGGTCACTGGCGAGGGGAGCGAGCCCAGTTACCACGAGGTGACCGTGGGCGATACGGTGGCGGGTTGGCGGGTGGTCGAAATTACGCGGGAGCGGGTGCGACTGACCCAGGGCAGCAAAAAGCAGACCCTGCTTGCCCAATGAAACGGATTGCGGCCCTGGTGCTGGCGCTGGCGGCCCTGGTGACCCCGGCAGCGGCGGCTCCCCTGGCCCAGATTGAGCCGGTGGAGAACGAGAAAGAAAGAATGATCCGCATCAGTGCCCAGGGGCCACTGCCCTTCGAGGTACTCGCAAAATCGGCCTCCTCGTTGGTGCTGTTTTTGCCCCGCGCCGAATTGGGCAATGCCCCGGCCCTCTTGTCGCTTGCGCCTTTGGCGGATCTGACGCTGGAGCAGAACCCCGTAGGGGTGCGGGTCAATTTCGAAAACCTGATGATGCCGTTTCTGGTGCGCGCGGGCAAAAAACCCGGCATCGTTGAGATCAGTTTTCCCAAGCCGCCCCCACCCCCCCCGCCGTCGGCCGCTACCACACAGCAGGGGCGGCCCGGCACACCGGGAGCACCGGGTCTGCCCGGCTCTGCCGGTGCCGCACAACGCACCGGCGTGCAGCCCGCAGGCACCCTGCAACCGTCGGATATCGAGCAGGGTCAGCTCACCGACACTTCCCAGGTGGGCAAAGCTTCCGAAATCGCCGAGGAGGAACCGGACCCCCCCCGGCCGGGGATCGCTCCGGTGCCCCCGCGCTCCAATCCGCCGCGACCCTGAACCCGCGCTGGCATAATAAAGCCAGCATTGGAAGATTTGCCGTGCAGATCGTTCGGGCTTTGCACACAGCGCTCCTAGTCAGCAACCTGGAGCGCGCCGAATATTTTTATGGAACCGTTCTGGGTCTTGCCAAAGTCGAGCGCCCATTGTCCTTTGCCGGAACCTGGTACCAGGTGGCCGACTACCAGATTCACCTGATCAGCGCCGAGCAGTGTGTCGACGACCGCGTCGACTGCGAGCGCTGGGGGCGCAACCGCCACGTGGCCTTTGCGGTGACTGATGTGCGGGCTGCCAAAGACCAATTGCTGCGACACGGCCATACAATCCAGATGAGCGCCTCGGGCCGGGCGGCGCTGTTTACTGAAGATCCCGACGGCAACCTCATCGAACTGAGCCAGATGTAAACGGCTCCAGGGCTACTGGTAGAGTTTGATTCGGTTCGGGTGGTCCCTTAGAACCAGTATCAGGCTATCGAGGTTTCCAGGCTGCCTGCCGCCCTCCGTGCAACCGAAAACCGCTCCAAACGAAACGCTCTACCAGCAGTGGCAAACAGCCCAGGCCACAGCAGACGAGAGTGACTTCACACAATCGGCGTCGGCACAGCCAGGTTGAAGCTGAAGCGCTCGAAGCGCAGGCCCACCAGCGGTTGGCGCAGTTGCAGCAGGTGGTAGGGGCTCTCGTCGGGGGCCTCGGCGCGCATCTCGAAGCGCACCGCCGCCGCCCCACCCTCAAAATGGACGGCCGTGCGCAAGAAGGTGCCGCTTTTGTAGGTGATCAGATTCAGCCCGCCAAACTGCAGCGGCACGCTCAGATCCTGCAGGGCGTCGCGCACCCCGGAGAGCCATTCGGGCAGATCGATCGTGTGCAGGGGCAACGCCTCGGTGCAACTGGCCGTCACCAAAGCCGGCAAGTCGGGGGCGCGGCGCACGGCGAAGTCGGCCCGGCCGGGCTGCCAGGTGTACTCGAAGGTGCGCAGCTGCTTGGGTAGACCCCACTGGAAGCGGCCGTTGCGCCGCGACACTTCCGAATCGACATCCATCGCCGCCACCCACTGCGAAATCACGTCGCCCGAGCGTACCAGCGCCGGGGCGATCACCAGTTCGTTGTAGGGGCCGATCGGTGCCTCGTCGTAGGCGATCAAGGCGACCGTGCCCAGGGTATAGCCGGGCCAGGTCTGCAAAATCTCCAGCCCGGCAGGCACGAAGGGTCGCACGGCCTCCACCGGAAACTGCGCCAATTCGAGCGCCGCCTGTCCCCCCAACTGCCAGGGGGGCGTCACCAACTGGGGGTCGTCCATGGGCACATCGAGGCTCGGATCGCTCGGGGTGCCCGTGCCCGGCACGCCGATATCAGGCAGCGAAAGATTGCGCAGTCCCGAAAACAACTGATCGATCATGGTGACTTTACCTTGCGGCGGTACTTATCAGTTTAGCGGCTGGTAGGGAGCGCTAGAGCCTCGCGGGCGCGCTCAACCACGGCACCGAGGGCGCCGGGGGCAAGGGGGGAGACCAACCCGGCCGAGCGAACCAGTTGCTGGAAGGGTGCTTCACCCCCCCGGCGGCACAGCGCCACGTAATCGGCGAGCGCCCCTGCGTAATCGCTCTGGGCCTTGGCCCAGAACTGCAGTGCGCAGCAGCCTGCCAGGGTGTAGTCGATGTAATAAAAAGGCGATCCGTAGATGTGCCGCTGCAACTGCCAGCGACCGCCCGCCGCCGGGTAGGCCAGATCCCCGTAGTCCCGCCAGGGCAGATAGCGCCGCTCCATCTCCAGCCACAGCTGTCTGCGCTCGGCCGGGGTCGCCTCCGGATGGGCATAGACCAGCTGCTGAAAGTGATCGACCGCCACGCCGTAGGGCAAAAACAGCAGCGACTCGGCCAGGTGGATCGTGCGGAAGCGCTCGGCCTCAGCTCCGAAGAAGCGGTCCATATAGGGCCAGGTGAGAAATTCCAGACTCATCGAGTGGATTTCGCACGATTCGAGGGTCGGCCACAGGTAGTCGTAGACAGGGGTCTTGCGGCTTTGCCAGTTCTGGAAGGCGTGGCCCATCTCGTGGGTGAACACTTCGACGTCGTGCTTGGTGCCGTTGAAGTTGGCGAAGATATACGGCAGCCCGTAGCTCGGAAAGCTCGTGCAAAAGCCGCCGCCCGCTTTGGCGGGACGATTTTTAAGATCGAGCAGGTGGTGCTCGACCATCACCTCAAAAAATTCGCCCAGCGGTGCGGCCATATCGTTGAACATCGCGCGCGCCTGCTCGACCATCCAGTCGTGATCTCCGAGCGGAGCAGGATTACCCTTCGGATCGAAGACCGGTTCGTCCCAGAAGTAGACCTGCTCGACCCCGAGATTCTGGGCCTGGCGGGCGATCAGTTGTTCGGCCAGAGGCACCACGCTCGCCGCCACCTGATCGCGGTAGCGCGCCACGTCCTGGGCGTCATAATCGATGCGCTGCATGCGCCGGTAACCCAGGGCGATGTAGTTGTCGAACCCGAGTTTGCGGGCCATGGTGTGGCGCAGGCGCACCAGATCGTCAAAGATGCGGTCGAGGGCAGCCGCGTTCTGCTCAAAAAACTGCCACTTCACCCGCTGGGCTTGGTGGCGCACCTCGCGGTCGGCGTGCTGGGTGTACTTGTCGATCCCTTCGAGGTTGAGCATTTCCCCGGCAAATTCGAGTTTGGCTGTGGCGAGCAGTTCGGTGTACTCGGCCGCCAGGCGCGCCTCGGCCACCAGATCCGCTTCGATGGCCGGGTCGAAGGTCGTGACATCCGCCTGCCACAGGGCGAAGGCTTGAGGGCCGATGTGCGCTTCAAAGTCCGTCCGGCGAGGATCGCCTAGCAATTGCCGCTTCAGCTGCACCTCCAGGTCGGTCAATCTGGGCGACAGCTCGTCGCAGTAGTCGCGGGCCTGTTTGAACTCGGAATTGGCGGTGTCCTGGCTGAAGCGCAGGTAGGCGAGGGCGCTCCAGGAAGCGAGCCGCCGCCTGAGCGCGTCCCAACGGCTAAACGCGCTTTGCCAGTCGGTCTGGGAAAGCCCTCGGCGGATTTCGTCGTACTCGGAGGCCACCTGCTCGTAGGTCGGCACCTCGGCTTGAATGTCTGAAAAATCGACAAGTTCTTTCATAGAGCCCTTTTCCTTGCGCCGCCACCGATCCTAACTACACTGGCTTTAAATTCGCCCAGTTGGGACAAGCCCGTGATCACCATTGACGCTTTTGAAGCCGCGCTCCAATGGGACAGTTTGCTGGGGCGCGCGGCTGGCTCAAGGCGAGCAGATCACCATCACGAAGCAAGGCACGCCTGTTGCCCGTCTGGTTCCTGTCCAAAGCGTTGAGCGCAGGCAGACTCGACGGGCCATCGGTCGATTCAAGGAGTCGCGCTCAGGGCAAAGACTCAATGACTGGTATGGAGGGAACGCATTGACCAAGGTCGTCGATGAGCGCTCTGGTCACCCTCAGCGATTCATCGCTCGGCCGGGGAGGTTGCAGCAGGCGCCTGGGTAGGCGGCATTTTGCTGGTCACTGGTTTGTAGAGCAGCAGGGTCGCCCCAAAAAACGCAAAGCTCACGAGCAGGCCCACCGCCACGCCGATGGCGAGTTTCTTGCTGAGGGGGCGCTCTTCGTACTGGAGCAGATCGTCGAACCAGGCGGGGTTGCCGCGCGGCAGGCCGTCGTCGTCGGGGCGCGAGGGACGCATCGGGATCTCCAAAGGGCACACTTTTCATCCTAAATCGGTTTTCCCCCTGACACCTGACACCCCCTAGCGCCGCATCGACAGCCCAATGCGCCCCAGGGCCGTATTCACCTCCAGCACGCGCACCCGGACGATTTGACCGACTTTGACGATGGCCTTCGGATCGGCCACGAAGCGGTCGGCCAGTTGCGAGACGTGCACCAGTCCGTCCTGGTGCACACCGATATCGACAAAGGCGCCGAAGTTGGTGACGTTAGTGACCACTCCCTCCAGTTCCATGCCGACGACCAGATCTTTGAGTGCATTGACGCCCTCTTTGAAAGTGGCGTACTGGAAGGCGGCGCGCGGGTCGCGGCCGGGTTTTTCCAGTTCGCTCAAAATGTCGCGCAGCGTGGGCTCGCCGACGGTGGGACTGGCGTAGCGGCTAAGATCAGCCGGTTGCAGGTGTTTGGGAATCTCGGCGATGCGGCCGGGGGAAATACCCAGATCGCTCGCCATCGCCCGGACCACCGGATAGCTCTCCGGGTGGACGGCGGTGTTGTCGAGGGGGTTGTCGCCGTCGCGGATGCGCAGGAAACCGGCCGCCTGCTCGAAGGCTTTGGGGCCGAGCTTGGGAACTTTGAGCAGTGCGCGGCGGTTTTTAAATGGACCCTGGGTGTCGCGGTGCGCCACGATGTTGCGGGCGAGGGCGGCACCGATCCCCGACACAAACGTCAGCAGTTCGGCCGAGGCGGTGTTGAGGTCGACTCCAACGTGGTTGACGCAGCTTTCGACCGTTTCATCGAGCTTGCGCTTGAGCAATTTTTGATCGACGTCGTGCTGGTACTGGCCTACACCGATCGACTTGGGATCGATCTTGACCAGTTCGGCGAGCGGATCTTGCAGCCGCCGGCCGATGCTGATTGCTCCGCGCACCGTCACGTCGAGATCTGGAAACTCGGCGGCGGCCACTTCGCT
Protein-coding sequences here:
- a CDS encoding VOC family protein, translating into MQIVRALHTALLVSNLERAEYFYGTVLGLAKVERPLSFAGTWYQVADYQIHLISAEQCVDDRVDCERWGRNRHVAFAVTDVRAAKDQLLRHGHTIQMSASGRAALFTEDPDGNLIELSQM
- a CDS encoding acetoacetate decarboxylase family protein; protein product: MIDQLFSGLRNLSLPDIGVPGTGTPSDPSLDVPMDDPQLVTPPWQLGGQAALELAQFPVEAVRPFVPAGLEILQTWPGYTLGTVALIAYDEAPIGPYNELVIAPALVRSGDVISQWVAAMDVDSEVSRRNGRFQWGLPKQLRTFEYTWQPGRADFAVRRAPDLPALVTASCTEALPLHTIDLPEWLSGVRDALQDLSVPLQFGGLNLITYKSGTFLRTAVHFEGGAAAVRFEMRAEAPDESPYHLLQLRQPLVGLRFERFSFNLAVPTPIV
- a CDS encoding M3 family oligoendopeptidase; this encodes MKELVDFSDIQAEVPTYEQVASEYDEIRRGLSQTDWQSAFSRWDALRRRLASWSALAYLRFSQDTANSEFKQARDYCDELSPRLTDLEVQLKRQLLGDPRRTDFEAHIGPQAFALWQADVTTFDPAIEADLVAEARLAAEYTELLATAKLEFAGEMLNLEGIDKYTQHADREVRHQAQRVKWQFFEQNAAALDRIFDDLVRLRHTMARKLGFDNYIALGYRRMQRIDYDAQDVARYRDQVAASVVPLAEQLIARQAQNLGVEQVYFWDEPVFDPKGNPAPLGDHDWMVEQARAMFNDMAAPLGEFFEVMVEHHLLDLKNRPAKAGGGFCTSFPSYGLPYIFANFNGTKHDVEVFTHEMGHAFQNWQSRKTPVYDYLWPTLESCEIHSMSLEFLTWPYMDRFFGAEAERFRTIHLAESLLFLPYGVAVDHFQQLVYAHPEATPAERRQLWLEMERRYLPWRDYGDLAYPAAGGRWQLQRHIYGSPFYYIDYTLAGCCALQFWAKAQSDYAGALADYVALCRRGGEAPFQQLVRSAGLVSPLAPGALGAVVERAREALALPTSR
- a CDS encoding type II toxin-antitoxin system Phd/YefM family antitoxin; protein product: MKPRSNGTVCWGARLAQGEQITITKQGTPVARLVPVQSVERRQTRRAIGRFKESRSGQRLNDWYGGNALTKVVDERSGHPQRFIARPGRLQQAPG